From Methanobacterium congolense, one genomic window encodes:
- a CDS encoding polysaccharide pyruvyl transferase family protein, with amino-acid sequence MDLFKVTDSSKREKGSNTVDNGPKFSKNRIKPDLKQNVKVLLVGYNGANNTGSEARLISIVNDVRNVLGPDVFITIPTLNEKNLRRYIKEETNLKIVPISSIFFFAVKKLVKEHDLVLLVEGSCYMDTWTSALLWAFLWATRCASSFKKPCIAYSVDAGDLSFLNKFLVKREASKTDLIIARTELAADRLKKLGVTAPIKHTADNAFIFQKDVEDENVLKDVWAKKSLHQSGAGVVGFAVVDFYLWPVVIMPWGRSRDLYKWPYYFSRSKKRSRESDELAGRWAAAADRVVEKYGKNVALLCMEELDEPFARSVLGKMQNSKNAHIFSSREFNTSKMTGILQSLELLVTSRYHAAVLSLEAAVPQIAVAHDPRLIGLYRELEMDSYLFDYRTEKSDKKWDEIEKNINELIENPDKIHKKLKQGYKEHLICAKKNKELLRDFLIERGWEVR; translated from the coding sequence ATGGATTTATTCAAGGTAACAGACAGTTCAAAGCGTGAAAAAGGATCAAATACTGTTGATAATGGGCCAAAATTCTCTAAAAACCGGATAAAACCAGATTTAAAGCAGAACGTTAAGGTTCTTCTGGTTGGTTACAATGGAGCCAACAATACAGGCTCTGAAGCCCGGTTAATCTCCATAGTAAATGATGTTCGGAATGTTTTAGGTCCAGACGTTTTTATAACCATTCCCACCCTCAACGAAAAAAATCTGCGCCGTTACATCAAGGAGGAAACCAACCTTAAAATCGTTCCAATTTCATCAATTTTCTTCTTTGCAGTTAAAAAGCTCGTGAAAGAGCACGATCTGGTTTTACTTGTTGAAGGAAGCTGTTACATGGACACATGGACTTCTGCTCTCCTCTGGGCTTTTTTATGGGCAACAAGATGCGCCAGTTCATTTAAAAAACCATGCATTGCTTATTCAGTGGATGCTGGAGATTTATCATTTTTAAATAAGTTTCTTGTTAAAAGAGAAGCCAGCAAGACAGATCTGATCATAGCCAGGACTGAATTGGCTGCAGATAGGCTGAAAAAGTTAGGGGTTACTGCTCCAATAAAACATACAGCAGACAACGCATTTATCTTCCAAAAAGATGTGGAGGACGAGAATGTTCTCAAAGATGTCTGGGCAAAGAAATCCCTTCACCAAAGTGGGGCAGGGGTTGTTGGATTTGCAGTGGTTGATTTTTACCTCTGGCCTGTTGTTATAATGCCCTGGGGCAGAAGCAGAGATCTTTACAAATGGCCATACTACTTCTCACGTTCCAAAAAGAGATCCCGAGAAAGTGACGAACTGGCCGGGAGATGGGCTGCAGCAGCTGATAGGGTGGTAGAAAAGTACGGGAAGAACGTTGCACTCCTCTGCATGGAAGAGTTGGACGAACCCTTCGCACGCAGTGTCCTGGGTAAAATGCAGAACTCCAAGAATGCCCATATATTCAGTTCAAGGGAGTTTAACACCTCCAAGATGACTGGAATACTCCAGAGCCTTGAATTACTGGTTACATCACGTTACCATGCAGCTGTTTTATCCCTTGAAGCAGCAGTTCCCCAGATAGCAGTTGCACATGACCCCAGACTGATTGGGCTTTACAGGGAACTTGAGATGGATAGCTATCTTTTCGATTACAGAACTGAAAAATCAGATAAAAAATGGGATGAAATCGAAAAAAACATAAATGAGCTTATTGAAAATCCAGACAAAATTCATAAAAAGTTAAAACAGGGCTACAAAGAGCATTTAATATGTGCAAAGAAAAACAAGGAGTTATTGAGGGATTTTCTCATTGAAAGAGGATGGGAGGTGCGGTGA
- a CDS encoding AMP-binding protein, whose protein sequence is MKVVFLTGATGFLGTQIARRLVKMENCSIIVLVRGSDDEYAKRHLARAWWEWPELLELIEDDKEVAKGADNLKNTPTTEVQGLKDKKIQFVRGDISKEKLGIEKDLYEDLVGKITHIIHTAADLRLNAPMEELRKINVQGNLNVLKLGQDAHLNHGIQRFSHVSTAYVAGGREGHVDEGSLTDEYGFLSNYERSKFEGELEVKKSNLPVSVFRPGMVVGDSRTGYVKTFNTVYTILRLYLNGKMRIVPVSPSLKINLVPVDYVADAVSDLTFDPNAEGQNFHLTAPHDSLPSVRELVDFIKTWAQDNMDLKLPNPIFLPLSSMTPHLSKLQSLTGFKGGTINTIALLSPYFNERREFSRKNIDRLMGPYEISWKSLLPKILDYAVYMGFFHRSDRTIHEQVLFRLKSQSRPVEYYDVVEGRFEKRSSSEVRNDMVRAAVALSSLGVGPGDRVAVVGFNSTRYLILDVAIGLIGAVSVPLYYTSPLEEIKEILDDCEASVLFAGTPNILDKIGKFEETGTKIVSFCRESVEIPWDIISWDEFLDLGSEDEVMNFPVTPVAPVDFNSIATIRYTSGTTGKPSGVTFTHGNLRWMAEFIASMPPWLDRTHEVSYLSFLPMNHVVEGILGTYAPYYAPAPLKLYFLEDFQDLKATLPQVKPSIFFSVPRFYEKVWSSFTQSRMGRVYLAEDDGFKKKILRRILRRSLLKRAGLDACAQLIVGSAPVSEDLLRGYKELGIEVHNAYGLTEAPLVTINRLGTNRIGTVGEPLPGTDLKLKNDCEVMVRGPQVTPGYFNDKTRDDFLFEEGWLLTGDYGHLTPEGSLVITGRKKEMIVNSYGKTISPMKIESMLKDLDCVSDVMVFGDEKPYCISMIWADEGVNMDKIGESIREVNFNLSHPEKIKRWAVLNNDLSIEGGDLTANLKLKRKNIMEHYQDLIDFMYADWHDYNVETTDLHMDVKKIPENILKLGTIGLGSAGNHYEH, encoded by the coding sequence ATGAAGGTTGTTTTCCTCACAGGGGCAACGGGTTTTCTGGGAACACAGATAGCCCGTAGATTGGTTAAAATGGAAAATTGCTCGATTATCGTCCTGGTACGTGGTTCTGATGATGAGTACGCCAAAAGACATCTTGCCCGTGCCTGGTGGGAGTGGCCTGAGCTTTTAGAATTGATTGAAGATGATAAGGAAGTGGCTAAAGGAGCAGATAACCTAAAAAACACACCAACGACTGAAGTGCAGGGATTGAAGGATAAAAAGATTCAGTTCGTTAGGGGAGATATTTCAAAGGAAAAACTCGGCATTGAAAAAGATTTGTATGAAGATCTGGTGGGAAAGATCACCCATATAATTCATACAGCTGCAGATCTCAGGCTCAATGCCCCAATGGAGGAACTCAGAAAGATCAATGTTCAGGGAAATCTTAACGTTCTTAAACTGGGCCAAGATGCCCATCTTAACCATGGAATTCAACGTTTTTCCCACGTATCCACGGCTTACGTTGCAGGCGGACGGGAAGGTCATGTTGATGAGGGTTCACTCACAGATGAGTATGGATTTTTGAGTAACTACGAAAGAAGTAAGTTTGAAGGAGAGCTTGAGGTAAAAAAGTCCAATCTACCAGTATCTGTATTCAGACCAGGTATGGTGGTTGGTGATTCACGTACAGGTTATGTAAAAACCTTCAACACAGTTTACACTATTCTAAGGCTTTACCTAAATGGAAAAATGAGGATCGTGCCGGTTTCTCCATCCCTAAAGATCAATCTGGTACCTGTGGACTACGTTGCAGATGCAGTTAGTGATTTAACCTTTGATCCCAATGCAGAAGGCCAAAATTTCCATTTAACCGCACCACATGATTCCCTTCCAAGTGTTAGAGAACTCGTTGATTTCATAAAAACCTGGGCACAGGATAATATGGATTTAAAACTTCCAAATCCTATATTTTTACCTTTATCCTCAATGACTCCCCATTTATCAAAATTACAGAGTTTAACGGGTTTTAAAGGTGGAACGATCAATACAATTGCCCTGCTTTCACCCTACTTCAATGAAAGAAGGGAATTTTCCAGGAAAAACATTGATAGACTGATGGGACCCTATGAAATTAGCTGGAAATCTCTTTTACCTAAAATATTGGATTATGCAGTTTATATGGGATTTTTTCACCGTTCAGATCGAACCATTCATGAACAGGTTTTATTCCGACTTAAAAGTCAGAGCAGGCCTGTTGAATATTACGATGTTGTTGAGGGCAGATTTGAAAAACGATCCTCCTCTGAAGTCAGGAATGACATGGTCCGGGCTGCAGTAGCACTCAGTTCCTTGGGAGTGGGGCCCGGAGATAGGGTGGCAGTGGTTGGATTTAACAGCACACGTTACCTGATACTGGATGTTGCCATTGGATTAATTGGGGCTGTGAGTGTTCCATTGTATTATACTAGCCCATTAGAGGAAATTAAAGAAATTTTAGATGACTGTGAAGCATCTGTACTTTTCGCAGGTACCCCCAACATCCTGGATAAAATTGGGAAATTTGAAGAAACTGGAACAAAAATTGTTTCATTTTGCAGGGAGTCTGTGGAAATTCCATGGGACATCATTTCCTGGGACGAGTTTCTTGACCTCGGAAGTGAGGATGAAGTCATGAATTTTCCTGTGACCCCTGTGGCTCCTGTTGATTTCAATAGTATTGCCACCATTCGATACACCTCAGGAACCACTGGTAAACCATCAGGCGTCACATTCACCCATGGAAATCTGAGGTGGATGGCTGAATTCATTGCTTCAATGCCTCCATGGCTAGACAGAACCCATGAAGTTTCTTATCTATCATTTTTACCCATGAACCATGTTGTTGAAGGTATTCTCGGAACCTATGCTCCTTACTATGCTCCAGCACCCTTGAAACTTTACTTCCTTGAGGACTTCCAGGATCTGAAAGCCACCCTACCCCAGGTAAAGCCCAGCATATTTTTCTCGGTACCCAGATTCTATGAGAAGGTCTGGTCCAGTTTCACCCAAAGTAGGATGGGAAGGGTATACCTGGCTGAGGATGATGGATTCAAAAAGAAGATACTTCGAAGAATATTGAGAAGATCCCTCCTTAAAAGGGCAGGTCTTGATGCATGTGCCCAATTGATTGTGGGTTCTGCACCTGTAAGTGAAGATCTCCTCAGGGGTTACAAAGAGTTAGGTATTGAAGTCCACAATGCCTATGGTCTAACTGAAGCACCACTTGTTACAATAAATCGTCTGGGAACCAACAGAATAGGAACCGTAGGTGAACCCCTTCCAGGAACAGATTTGAAATTGAAAAATGACTGTGAAGTGATGGTACGTGGGCCACAAGTAACACCGGGTTACTTCAACGATAAAACACGTGACGATTTTTTATTTGAAGAGGGATGGCTTCTTACAGGTGACTATGGCCATCTGACTCCTGAAGGAAGTCTTGTGATAACAGGACGCAAAAAAGAGATGATAGTCAACTCCTACGGAAAAACTATCAGCCCCATGAAGATCGAGTCAATGCTAAAGGATTTAGACTGTGTATCTGATGTCATGGTGTTTGGAGATGAAAAACCCTACTGTATTTCCATGATATGGGCAGATGAAGGTGTAAATATGGATAAAATTGGTGAATCCATTAGGGAAGTGAATTTTAATCTTTCTCATCCAGAAAAGATAAAGAGGTGGGCAGTTTTAAACAACGATCTGTCCATAGAGGGTGGTGACCTAACAGCCAACCTCAAGCTTAAGAGAAAAAATATCATGGAACACTACCAGGATCTCATAGATTTCATGTACGCAGATTGGCATGATTACAATGTGGAAACCACAGATTTACATATGGATGTGAAAAAAATCCCCGAAAATATCTTAAAACTTGGCACGATAGGTTTAGGAAGTGCAGGAAACCATTATGAACATTAA
- a CDS encoding L-2-amino-thiazoline-4-carboxylic acid hydrolase, protein MKLLSIWTPHLLLKRELDKVAEATIKCLDELMKEYSPESLNQLENLVMEGNIEDRRALMAEHHNIQVNALIESLGYEKAMDVGRKALFEEGYKLGLETRKLLGLKGENLQDTVKAAELMYRVLGIDFEVKNLGKNMVLRVKRCALADHYSPETCRMMSAADEGVVHGLNENMNMLFKKRITEGAKECEACINFDIN, encoded by the coding sequence ATGAAACTACTATCCATCTGGACACCTCATCTCCTGTTGAAGAGGGAGCTGGATAAAGTTGCAGAGGCAACAATCAAATGCCTGGATGAACTCATGAAGGAGTACTCGCCAGAATCTTTGAATCAACTGGAAAACCTGGTTATGGAGGGAAATATTGAGGATAGAAGAGCTTTAATGGCTGAACACCACAATATCCAAGTGAATGCACTTATTGAATCCCTTGGCTATGAAAAAGCTATGGACGTGGGAAGAAAGGCACTCTTCGAGGAGGGTTACAAGCTGGGATTGGAAACACGGAAACTTCTTGGTTTAAAGGGGGAGAACCTCCAGGACACTGTTAAAGCAGCAGAACTAATGTACAGAGTGCTTGGAATAGATTTCGAAGTTAAAAATCTGGGGAAAAATATGGTTTTAAGGGTTAAAAGATGTGCACTGGCGGATCACTACTCCCCTGAAACATGCAGAATGATGAGCGCTGCAGATGAAGGAGTTGTTCACGGTTTAAATGAAAATATGAATATGTTATTCAAAAAAAGGATAACTGAGGGTGCTAAAGAGTGTGAAGCCTGCATAAACTTTGATATAAATTGA
- a CDS encoding GMC family oxidoreductase N-terminal domain-containing protein, translating to MKAIVVGSGAGGATAARELAMNGFDVTIFESGKAFKPFTRRLTMTEPLRKAGLLGGEKTIGRIFSYMDVMRSERDLVLVRGIGTGGCTTLSCGNIVRADHGLKEIGLDLTPEFEELEKIMGVKPFPKKRWRPLTQDMFESAKRLGLNPHPTPKAVEPSLCTSCGLCEMGCSTGARWDSRRFLDDALKMGAILHTSSQVQRVLIGNGRVKGVVVKSGLSTKVVEGDVVVLAAGGIGTAQILKNSDLPAEDHLWVDIVLTLGGVYKGAKQLKEPPMLWYTEHEDYILSPYLDVLSHWFHKPWRNVSLEDRVGIMVKMADIADGTVCADGSVHKDISPKDRTKIDRAVSHAKDIMEDSGVSGPFVTGMYNGGHFGGTVPLKKEDVNSMKPSWLPDGLWVADLSLAPRSQGLPTILLTSALALRVARKIVE from the coding sequence ATGAAAGCAATAGTTGTGGGATCTGGTGCAGGAGGAGCAACTGCTGCACGTGAATTAGCCATGAATGGATTTGATGTCACAATATTTGAATCAGGAAAAGCATTTAAGCCATTCACCAGGCGTTTAACAATGACTGAACCCCTCAGAAAGGCAGGTCTTCTAGGAGGTGAAAAAACCATCGGGCGTATATTCTCCTACATGGATGTGATGCGTTCTGAAAGGGATCTGGTACTCGTTAGAGGTATTGGTACCGGTGGCTGCACAACCCTATCTTGCGGTAACATTGTACGGGCTGATCATGGTCTGAAAGAGATTGGACTTGATCTCACACCTGAATTTGAAGAACTTGAAAAGATCATGGGTGTGAAACCCTTTCCAAAGAAAAGGTGGAGACCCTTAACCCAGGATATGTTTGAATCCGCCAAAAGATTGGGTCTGAACCCACATCCAACTCCCAAGGCTGTTGAACCCAGTTTGTGTACCTCATGTGGACTTTGTGAAATGGGATGTTCCACTGGGGCACGTTGGGATTCCAGGCGGTTTTTAGACGATGCACTGAAAATGGGGGCTATACTTCACACATCATCCCAGGTTCAGAGGGTTTTAATTGGGAATGGACGTGTGAAAGGTGTTGTTGTTAAATCAGGGTTATCAACTAAGGTTGTAGAGGGGGATGTGGTGGTGCTGGCTGCCGGAGGAATTGGAACGGCCCAGATACTTAAGAATTCTGATTTGCCTGCTGAAGACCATCTCTGGGTTGATATCGTTCTTACGCTTGGAGGCGTTTATAAAGGAGCTAAACAGCTTAAAGAACCTCCCATGTTATGGTACACAGAGCATGAGGATTACATATTATCTCCATACCTGGATGTGTTATCCCACTGGTTCCACAAACCATGGCGAAATGTTTCACTGGAAGACAGGGTTGGAATAATGGTAAAAATGGCAGATATAGCAGATGGAACCGTTTGTGCAGATGGAAGCGTGCACAAAGACATTTCTCCCAAGGATCGGACAAAAATAGACAGAGCAGTTTCCCATGCAAAGGACATAATGGAAGATTCTGGTGTTTCAGGCCCATTTGTAACAGGAATGTACAATGGAGGCCATTTTGGCGGGACAGTTCCCCTGAAAAAAGAGGATGTAAATTCAATGAAACCTTCCTGGCTACCAGATGGGCTTTGGGTTGCTGACCTTTCACTTGCTCCCCGCTCACAGGGACTGCCAACCATACTACTGACTTCCGCCCTGGCTTTGAGGGTTGCAAGGAAAATTGTGGAGTAA
- a CDS encoding flavodoxin family protein, with protein MKVLAIIGSPKGKGNSYNVTKQVEEKMKDIDDVTFEYLFLKDADLQMCRGCFACVIKGENFCPIKDERAEIEEKMLKSDGIIFVSPCYCQNVSALMKNFIDRFSYVFHRPRFFNQKAMVLATTGGAGLKETLDYLSKLEVWGFGPVVQLGAICPPWPASEGLKIKNNKKTAGSAEEFYKKLKGKKLPSPRFNQYMHFRFMKMSSEMKEYLPADNEFYKDKKDFFYPVKINPFKKWFASFMIKFALFMMKDMGPAEAK; from the coding sequence ATGAAGGTATTGGCAATAATTGGAAGTCCAAAGGGTAAGGGTAACAGTTACAATGTTACAAAACAGGTTGAGGAAAAAATGAAAGACATAGATGATGTGACCTTTGAATACCTCTTCCTCAAGGATGCTGATCTGCAAATGTGCAGGGGATGTTTTGCCTGCGTCATCAAAGGGGAAAATTTCTGCCCTATTAAAGATGAAAGAGCTGAAATTGAGGAAAAAATGCTTAAATCAGATGGTATAATATTTGTAAGTCCCTGTTACTGCCAGAATGTATCGGCACTCATGAAAAACTTTATAGACAGGTTCTCCTATGTATTTCACAGACCACGCTTTTTTAATCAGAAAGCCATGGTTTTAGCCACAACTGGAGGTGCAGGGTTAAAAGAAACATTGGATTATCTGTCAAAACTTGAAGTTTGGGGTTTTGGACCTGTGGTCCAACTTGGTGCCATCTGTCCGCCATGGCCAGCATCTGAAGGCCTTAAAATTAAAAACAATAAGAAGACAGCTGGATCTGCAGAGGAGTTCTACAAAAAACTCAAGGGAAAAAAACTGCCTTCACCCAGATTTAACCAGTACATGCACTTCAGGTTCATGAAAATGAGTTCTGAGATGAAGGAATATTTACCTGCAGATAATGAGTTTTATAAGGATAAAAAAGACTTTTTTTATCCGGTTAAAATAAATCCATTCAAGAAATGGTTTGCATCATTCATGATAAAATTTGCACTGTTCATGATGAAGGATATGGGACCTGCAGAGGCTAAATAA
- a CDS encoding energy-converting hydrogenase B subunit P — MKFVVRPQHIISLGGYIRETRFPYRNLIVVNPTEEPIKIDIPVFEEEWIEEHRKLGLEITPVTEEESFLTAFKKAKAKLDAQISKSS, encoded by the coding sequence ATGAAGTTCGTTGTAAGGCCACAGCATATAATCAGTCTTGGAGGTTACATACGTGAGACTAGATTCCCATACAGGAACCTTATCGTTGTAAATCCCACAGAAGAACCCATAAAAATAGATATTCCTGTATTTGAAGAGGAATGGATAGAAGAGCACAGAAAATTGGGCCTGGAAATCACACCGGTTACCGAGGAAGAATCCTTCTTAACAGCCTTCAAAAAGGCCAAGGCCAAACTCGATGCTCAGATCAGTAAAAGCTCTTAA